CTGCCTTTTGTAATAATCGCCTTCATATAGTTGCAAATAGGCGACCCGGCAGGCCAGGACCAAAAAAAGCAGCGCCCCCAGCAAACTTATACATTCAAACCGATAGGCGTATTTTTTCGTAAGCATAAAACTACCCCGTCATCTTTTCACAAGCCGCCTTATCCTACCAAACAAGAAAAACAAAGGCAGGGCCAGCAATATGTTGTACGCTATCCGCCCAAAGGCCGCCGACAGGAGCGCGGACGTATCGGTCAGCCGGTAGCCGCACAGAAAAAGCGCCGCCGCCCACGCAGCTTCCCGCGCGACGTTAAAGCCGGCGCTCAAAAACAAGGGGAACAGGCAGTTGTCTTTAAAAACTTTTTTCTGCATTGCCCCGGAGCACAGGCCAACGAAAAACAGGAAAAAAATATTAAAGCCAAAAAAGCCTATGTTCAAAAGATCGCAAAACAAGCCGACAAAAAAACCTGCCGTCATCCCGGCCGTGCCCCCGGCGGCCGTTCCGGCGAAAATTGCAAAGGCCAGCGGGATGTCCGGCCTTATGCCATAAACAGACAAAAAATGCGAAAAGGTAGTTTGCAGGGCAACAACCGCTATTATGGCGGCAGGCCAGTTGAGCAGCAAATTCACCGTTCGGCTACCGCCTTTTCCGGGGGGGCGCCGGTTTCCGCGTAATTGGGCGCGTTGACGATGACCATCACCT
The sequence above is a segment of the Acidaminococcales bacterium genome. Coding sequences within it:
- the mreD gene encoding rod shape-determining protein MreD gives rise to the protein MNLLLNWPAAIIAVVALQTTFSHFLSVYGIRPDIPLAFAIFAGTAAGGTAGMTAGFFVGLFCDLLNIGFFGFNIFFLFFVGLCSGAMQKKVFKDNCLFPLFLSAGFNVAREAAWAAALFLCGYRLTDTSALLSAAFGRIAYNILLALPLFFLFGRIRRLVKR